Proteins encoded in a region of the Halovulum dunhuangense genome:
- the hydA gene encoding dihydropyrimidinase → MTRHDLVIRDGLIVTAADSYRADIGISAGRIAAIGTGLSGAESIDAAGLWVLPGGVDAHVHLSQPTSDGTVMADDFESGTRAAAAGGTTTVLPFALQARGQSLREAVAAYHREAEGKCHVDVSFHMIVTDPTPQVLGQELPALVREGYRSFKVFMTYDDLMLNDRELLEVFDVARRENALVMVHAEGHDAIRFMTEKLEAAGKTAPYFHARAHSAIAEREATHRALAHAELVDVPIVIVHVSGRAPLDEIRAARRRGHRVHAETCPQYLVLTENDLKGLNMDFEGAKYVCSPPPRDTESQQAVWEGLADGSFDIFSSDHAPFRFQGPAHTGKDNPRARTSFKWVPNGLPGVETRLVILFSEGVSKGRITPERFVALTATNPARLYGLYPRKGSIVVGGDADLVLWDPGVRRTIRQQDLHHGSDYTPYEGMDVTGWPVRTLLRGRTVMQDGQVMNRPGDGIYLDRTG, encoded by the coding sequence ATGACCCGGCATGACCTGGTGATCCGCGACGGGCTGATCGTGACCGCCGCCGACAGCTACCGCGCCGATATCGGCATCAGCGCCGGCCGGATCGCCGCCATCGGCACCGGGCTTTCCGGGGCCGAGAGCATCGACGCCGCCGGCCTGTGGGTGTTGCCGGGCGGGGTGGACGCCCATGTCCACCTGTCGCAGCCCACCTCGGACGGGACGGTGATGGCGGATGATTTCGAAAGCGGCACCCGCGCGGCGGCGGCGGGCGGCACCACCACCGTGCTGCCCTTCGCGTTGCAGGCCCGCGGGCAAAGCCTGCGCGAGGCGGTCGCGGCCTACCACCGCGAGGCCGAGGGCAAGTGCCATGTCGATGTCAGCTTCCACATGATCGTCACCGACCCCACGCCGCAGGTGCTGGGGCAGGAACTGCCCGCGCTGGTGCGCGAGGGCTATCGCAGCTTCAAGGTGTTCATGACCTATGACGACCTGATGCTGAACGACCGCGAACTGCTGGAGGTGTTCGACGTCGCGCGCCGCGAGAACGCGCTGGTGATGGTCCATGCCGAGGGCCATGACGCCATCCGCTTCATGACCGAAAAGCTGGAAGCGGCGGGCAAGACCGCGCCCTATTTCCACGCAAGGGCCCATTCCGCCATCGCCGAGCGCGAGGCGACGCACCGCGCGCTCGCCCATGCCGAACTGGTCGACGTGCCGATCGTGATCGTCCATGTCTCGGGCCGCGCGCCCCTGGACGAGATCCGCGCCGCGCGCAGGCGGGGCCACCGCGTCCATGCCGAGACCTGCCCGCAATACCTGGTCCTGACCGAGAATGACCTTAAGGGGCTGAACATGGATTTCGAGGGGGCGAAATATGTCTGCTCGCCCCCGCCCCGCGACACCGAAAGCCAGCAGGCCGTCTGGGAGGGGCTGGCCGATGGCAGCTTCGACATCTTCTCCTCGGACCATGCGCCGTTCCGTTTCCAGGGGCCGGCGCATACGGGCAAGGACAATCCGCGCGCGCGCACCTCGTTCAAATGGGTGCCGAACGGGCTGCCCGGCGTCGAGACGCGGCTGGTGATCCTGTTCTCCGAGGGGGTCTCGAAGGGCCGGATCACCCCCGAACGCTTCGTCGCGCTGACCGCGACCAACCCCGCGCGGCTTTACGGGCTTTATCCGCGCAAGGGCTCGATCGTGGTCGGCGGCGACGCGGACCTGGTGCTCTGGGATCCCGGCGTGCGGCGGACGATCCGGCAGCAGGATCTGCACCACGGCTCGGACTACACCCCCTACGAGGGGATGGATGTCACCGGCTGGCCGGTCCGCACCCTGCTGCGCGGGCGGACGGTGATGCAGGACGGCCAGGTGATGAACCGGCCCGGCGACGGGATCTATCTGGACCGGACCGGCTGA